A single Arcanobacterium canis DNA region contains:
- a CDS encoding bifunctional metallophosphatase/5'-nucleotidase: MKLFARAAATTAACALIATPLTAFAADNETSETASSGNVVTLDLYTLTDVHGHIELVKKHDKKTGKSTVTEAGLEKMGCFLDDVRGKHPDSSFTLLGDNIGASPFTSGSLDDNPTIAGLNELKPVGSTIGNHELDMGQAVFKARVDGSQKEKFHQATFPYLGANVEGLGSWTNVEGKTVPYLGQYAIWEAPESHVKVAFIGAIAEDVPFKLSPRTTEGMKFTDPIAKINTLATKLKEDKAADVVVAMLDDDVKNNFPKMGPNVDGIMGGDTHVPYEFDAVNSKEKLTSANPHLAGVASGSYTDNMGLISISFDTKAKKVVSADAKLIPAAKVAECDSSTSVSASKIKAIVDKAVETSNKKGAEPIVTGVKGEFRRGVFTSAENKTYPGSNRGIESSLGDLVADSLRDTVVTKNGQKADIGIINAGGLREDLVPKNGVITYADTFAVMPFSNSIGYVTITGADFVKALEQQWKTDLNSQNSRPMLKLGLSSNVSYTYDATKPFGKRITSVSVNGKPIDLKKKYTVGSVTFLLAGGDTFDALTAGGDFEVTANLDRDEFNKYLKGLAAANKPIVERAAKASIGLTLDRDHVKNGEKVKVALRGLSFSEGPYMTKNVKVSAGGPAVSAAVDNSLLDVNANSEKAVISTDGAGRATLEIPVSATCPAKGGQVKVPLTVATDFATVVSPDAGVTVTVDCAASAAGKASTGDGAGKSGKSGKDSAGTATSNTKVTAHDGLPHTGANVASLALGGLALVIIGAGAVSALRRR; this comes from the coding sequence ATGAAACTCTTCGCCCGCGCAGCGGCAACGACCGCCGCTTGTGCTCTTATTGCCACCCCGCTGACTGCGTTTGCTGCGGACAACGAGACGTCCGAGACGGCGTCGTCGGGAAATGTGGTGACACTTGACTTGTACACACTGACGGACGTTCACGGTCATATCGAGCTGGTGAAAAAACACGATAAGAAAACCGGAAAGTCCACAGTCACTGAAGCTGGACTTGAAAAAATGGGGTGCTTCCTCGACGATGTGCGAGGAAAGCACCCTGATTCGTCTTTTACGCTCCTTGGTGACAATATCGGCGCATCGCCCTTTACCTCCGGCTCTCTCGATGACAACCCCACGATTGCTGGCTTGAATGAACTCAAACCTGTTGGTTCGACTATCGGCAACCACGAGCTTGATATGGGTCAGGCCGTTTTCAAGGCGCGCGTTGACGGCTCCCAGAAGGAGAAGTTTCACCAAGCGACGTTCCCTTACCTCGGTGCGAATGTCGAAGGTCTGGGAAGCTGGACAAACGTTGAAGGAAAAACAGTTCCTTACCTCGGTCAATACGCGATCTGGGAGGCTCCTGAGTCTCATGTGAAGGTTGCCTTCATCGGCGCGATCGCGGAGGATGTCCCTTTCAAACTCAGCCCGCGCACAACCGAAGGCATGAAATTCACCGATCCGATTGCCAAGATCAACACGCTCGCAACCAAGCTCAAGGAAGACAAGGCTGCCGACGTCGTTGTGGCGATGCTCGACGATGATGTCAAGAATAATTTCCCCAAGATGGGACCGAATGTGGACGGCATCATGGGTGGCGACACCCACGTACCGTACGAGTTCGACGCTGTGAACTCGAAAGAAAAGCTCACCTCCGCGAATCCTCATCTGGCGGGCGTCGCTTCGGGCTCCTACACCGATAACATGGGTCTGATCTCGATCTCCTTCGATACCAAGGCGAAGAAGGTTGTTTCCGCAGATGCGAAGCTGATCCCAGCTGCGAAGGTGGCTGAGTGTGACTCGTCAACATCTGTATCTGCATCTAAGATCAAGGCAATCGTTGATAAGGCTGTGGAGACATCGAACAAAAAGGGTGCCGAGCCGATCGTTACCGGAGTGAAGGGCGAGTTCCGACGTGGTGTTTTCACCTCGGCAGAGAACAAGACCTACCCCGGTTCAAATCGCGGAATCGAATCCTCGCTCGGCGATCTTGTCGCCGATTCGCTGCGCGATACCGTGGTGACTAAGAATGGTCAGAAGGCTGATATTGGCATCATCAACGCCGGCGGCCTGCGCGAAGATCTCGTTCCAAAGAATGGCGTGATTACCTACGCTGATACCTTCGCAGTGATGCCGTTCTCGAATTCGATCGGCTACGTGACGATCACGGGTGCCGATTTTGTCAAGGCTCTTGAGCAGCAGTGGAAGACGGATCTGAACTCCCAGAACTCACGTCCGATGCTCAAGCTCGGTCTTTCCTCCAACGTGTCCTACACCTACGATGCAACAAAGCCATTCGGCAAGCGCATCACCTCGGTGTCAGTGAACGGCAAGCCAATTGATCTGAAGAAGAAGTACACCGTCGGTTCGGTGACCTTCCTCCTCGCCGGTGGTGACACCTTCGATGCGCTCACCGCTGGTGGTGACTTCGAGGTAACAGCCAACCTTGACCGCGATGAGTTCAATAAGTATCTCAAGGGTCTTGCAGCGGCCAACAAGCCGATTGTTGAGCGTGCTGCGAAGGCATCGATTGGACTGACCCTCGATCGTGATCACGTCAAGAATGGTGAGAAGGTCAAGGTCGCCCTGCGAGGACTGTCCTTCTCAGAAGGGCCGTACATGACAAAGAATGTCAAGGTTTCCGCAGGTGGTCCGGCAGTTTCGGCAGCAGTGGATAACTCGTTGCTTGACGTGAACGCTAACTCTGAGAAAGCTGTGATCTCCACCGACGGCGCAGGACGCGCAACACTTGAGATTCCTGTGTCTGCGACATGCCCTGCAAAGGGTGGTCAGGTGAAGGTTCCGTTGACCGTTGCCACTGACTTCGCCACCGTCGTTTCTCCCGACGCGGGTGTGACGGTGACAGTTGACTGCGCTGCGAGTGCAGCCGGCAAGGCTAGCACTGGTGATGGGGCAGGAAAGTCAGGAAAATCCGGTAAGGATTCAGCAGGTACTGCTACGTCGAATACCAAGGTGACTGCGCACGATGGCCTGCCACACACCGGTGCAAATGTTGCTAGCTTGGCGCTCGGCGGCCTCGCACTCGTCATCATCGGCGCTGGTGCGGTGTCAGCACTGCGCAGACGTTGA